In Rhizobium sp. ZPR4, a genomic segment contains:
- a CDS encoding multidrug effflux MFS transporter, translated as MTTPPQSQQPAQQPAQSGSSRIGLGIVEFILTIALMTASISMGIDSMLPALPNIGQSLHVANPNDTQLVIGVYFLGFGICQLFFGSLSDTYGRRYILLGGLAFYTVTLFAAAWSGSLFALLAMRFAQGVGAAAVRITTLAIVRDCFGGREMARVMSYVMIVFMIMPMVAPFVGQMIVAYSNWQWIFILLGIVSAGLFLVAFFRMKETLPVEERLPLSVASVLSGFKTVLTNRITCGYMIGLTLYTGVICAYIVSVQQVFGEVYGLGDTFPIAFAATAAGTAVAQFANGYFVRSFGMRRISHAAMIVFTVLGAIGYIVGMFGQPSFTFIYILISVMLMMFAVITTNCMAISLEPMGHLAGTAAAITSSVSTTVGVLLGGVVGQMFDGTAQPLLAGFTVFGALSIVATLWAERGKLFTHPGDTPALEPGMGHV; from the coding sequence ATGACAACCCCGCCTCAATCCCAGCAGCCGGCCCAGCAGCCGGCGCAATCCGGTTCCAGCCGCATCGGCCTCGGCATCGTGGAATTCATCCTCACGATCGCCCTGATGACGGCCAGCATCTCCATGGGCATCGACAGCATGCTGCCGGCGCTGCCGAATATCGGTCAGTCGCTGCATGTCGCCAACCCGAACGACACCCAGCTCGTCATCGGCGTCTATTTCCTCGGCTTCGGCATCTGCCAGCTTTTCTTCGGCAGCCTGTCGGATACCTATGGCCGGCGATACATCCTGCTCGGCGGTCTGGCCTTCTATACGGTGACCCTGTTTGCCGCGGCTTGGAGCGGCAGCCTGTTTGCCCTGCTGGCGATGCGTTTTGCGCAGGGCGTCGGCGCCGCGGCCGTGCGCATCACCACGCTCGCCATCGTCCGGGATTGCTTCGGCGGCCGCGAAATGGCGCGCGTCATGTCCTATGTGATGATCGTTTTCATGATCATGCCGATGGTCGCCCCCTTCGTCGGCCAGATGATCGTCGCCTATTCGAACTGGCAGTGGATTTTCATCCTGCTCGGCATCGTCAGCGCCGGCCTCTTCCTGGTCGCCTTCTTCCGCATGAAGGAGACGCTGCCCGTTGAAGAGCGCCTGCCGCTCTCGGTCGCGTCGGTTCTTTCCGGCTTCAAGACGGTGCTGACCAACCGCATCACCTGCGGCTACATGATCGGCCTGACACTCTACACCGGCGTCATCTGCGCTTATATCGTCTCTGTGCAGCAGGTTTTCGGTGAAGTCTACGGGCTTGGAGACACGTTCCCGATCGCCTTTGCGGCAACCGCAGCCGGCACGGCCGTCGCACAGTTTGCCAATGGCTATTTCGTCCGCAGCTTCGGCATGCGCCGCATTTCCCACGCTGCCATGATCGTCTTCACCGTCCTCGGCGCTATCGGCTACATCGTTGGCATGTTCGGTCAGCCGAGCTTCACCTTCATCTACATACTGATCTCGGTGATGTTGATGATGTTTGCTGTTATCACCACCAACTGCATGGCCATCAGCCTGGAGCCGATGGGCCATCTGGCAGGAACGGCGGCCGCAATCACCAGCTCGGTGTCCACCACGGTCGGCGTTCTCCTCGGCGGCGTCGTCGGTCAGATGTTCGATGGCACGGCACAGCCGTTGCTCGCCGGTTTCACGGTATTCGGTGCGTTGTCGATCGTTGCAACGCTGTGGGCGGAACGCGGCAAGCTCTTCACCCATCCCGGCGATACGCCGGCACTGGAGCCGGGCATGGGGCACGTCTAG
- a CDS encoding multidrug effflux MFS transporter, with translation MGKREFIALAAFLMAINSLAIDIMLPALQQIGSSLGVMNENHRQYVVTAYLIGFGSAQLIYGPLSDRFGRRKPLLVGIIIYVISAFGIALIPSFAGLLALRFIQGLGSAATRVITVSIVRDVFGGRLMAEVMSLIMMVFMIVPVIAPGSGQIIMLVSTWHMIFVFIGTMATLVGAWMYFRLPETLKPENVRPLTVRSVASGFKIVLTDRVALCYTLASTFLFGALFGFINSAQQIYNNIYGLGVYTPLAFGGVAAFMALSSFVNSQFVGRFGMRRLSHTALLGFVAITFCWLLVQLYGPAPMPFPLFMVFFALAMFQFGWIGSNFNSLAMEPLGHVAGTASSVLGFMSTVGGASIGACIGQFYNGTATPMVIGYFTVSLIGVVFVLIAEKGKLFRPHNAPPPADQSLALH, from the coding sequence ATGGGCAAACGTGAGTTCATCGCACTCGCGGCCTTCCTCATGGCGATTAATTCGCTCGCCATCGACATCATGCTTCCCGCGCTGCAGCAGATCGGCTCCAGCCTCGGCGTGATGAACGAGAATCACCGGCAATATGTGGTGACGGCCTATCTGATCGGCTTCGGCTCGGCACAACTCATCTACGGCCCTCTGTCGGATCGTTTCGGCCGCCGCAAGCCGCTCCTGGTCGGCATCATCATCTACGTGATTTCGGCATTCGGCATTGCCCTCATTCCGTCCTTTGCCGGTTTGCTGGCGCTCCGTTTTATTCAGGGCCTCGGCTCGGCGGCAACCCGCGTCATCACCGTCTCGATCGTCCGTGACGTCTTCGGCGGCCGCCTGATGGCTGAAGTGATGTCGCTCATCATGATGGTCTTCATGATCGTTCCGGTCATCGCGCCGGGAAGCGGCCAGATCATCATGCTCGTCAGCACCTGGCACATGATTTTCGTCTTCATCGGCACCATGGCGACGCTCGTCGGCGCCTGGATGTATTTCCGGCTGCCGGAGACGCTGAAGCCTGAAAATGTCCGTCCCCTCACCGTCAGATCGGTTGCCTCCGGCTTCAAGATCGTTCTGACGGACCGGGTAGCGCTTTGTTATACCTTGGCGAGCACGTTCCTGTTCGGCGCGTTGTTCGGCTTCATCAATTCCGCCCAGCAGATCTACAACAATATCTACGGCCTCGGCGTCTACACGCCGTTGGCGTTCGGCGGCGTCGCGGCGTTCATGGCCCTGTCGTCCTTCGTCAACTCTCAGTTCGTCGGTCGGTTCGGCATGCGTCGGCTGTCGCACACGGCCCTGCTCGGCTTTGTCGCCATCACCTTCTGTTGGCTGCTGGTGCAGCTCTACGGGCCTGCGCCGATGCCATTCCCGCTGTTCATGGTCTTTTTCGCATTGGCCATGTTCCAGTTCGGCTGGATCGGCTCCAACTTCAACTCTCTGGCAATGGAGCCGCTCGGCCACGTCGCCGGCACGGCATCCTCCGTACTCGGCTTCATGAGCACGGTTGGCGGCGCGTCGATCGGCGCCTGCATCGGGCAGTTCTATAACGGCACGGCAACGCCGATGGTCATCGGCTATTTCACCGTTTCCCTCATTGGCGTCGTCTTCGTGCTGATTGCTGAGAAGGGAAAGCTGTTCCGCCCGCACAATGCGCCGCCGCCAGCCGACCAGTCTCTCGCTTTACATTGA
- a CDS encoding inositol monophosphatase family protein, which produces MTFSDTDFDYVMTIVAEAAATEIMPRFRNLEDGDVSEKTSAIDLVTEADLLAERHITAALKTRFPKAVIVGEEAYEADKSVVPALAHAELAFTIDPVDGTFNFAAGLPVFGTIVAVIANGETIASIIHDPVLGDTLTAVKGGGAFLRRQTGQARRLTVAAPAPLSAMTGAISWGHMDEPDRSRICGNLSKTRMVFSVNCSAYEYWMVASGKWHFIGHSKLMPWDHLAGVLAHQEAGGYTAKFDGTPYRPGETTGGIISAPDEESWRMIRREIIGA; this is translated from the coding sequence ATGACCTTCTCCGATACGGATTTCGACTATGTGATGACGATCGTTGCCGAAGCGGCGGCAACGGAAATCATGCCGCGCTTCCGCAATCTGGAGGATGGCGACGTATCGGAAAAGACCTCGGCTATCGACCTCGTGACCGAGGCCGATCTTCTGGCTGAGCGTCACATCACCGCGGCGCTGAAGACGCGTTTTCCGAAGGCCGTCATCGTCGGCGAAGAAGCCTATGAGGCTGACAAGTCCGTCGTGCCGGCGCTGGCGCATGCCGAGCTGGCTTTCACCATCGACCCGGTAGACGGCACGTTCAATTTCGCTGCCGGACTGCCGGTCTTCGGGACGATAGTCGCTGTCATCGCCAATGGCGAGACGATCGCCAGCATCATCCATGATCCGGTGCTTGGCGACACCCTGACCGCCGTTAAGGGTGGCGGCGCGTTTTTGCGCCGGCAAACCGGACAGGCGAGGCGGCTTACCGTTGCCGCACCCGCGCCCTTGAGCGCGATGACGGGCGCGATATCCTGGGGTCATATGGACGAACCGGATCGGTCGCGCATCTGCGGCAACCTGTCCAAGACCCGGATGGTTTTCTCAGTGAATTGCTCGGCTTACGAATATTGGATGGTGGCTTCAGGCAAGTGGCACTTCATCGGCCATTCAAAGCTGATGCCGTGGGATCATCTCGCAGGCGTGCTGGCGCATCAGGAAGCAGGTGGTTATACCGCCAAATTCGATGGCACGCCCTACCGACCCGGCGAGACGACGGGCGGCATTATTTCTGCGCCGGATGAGGAAAGCTGGCGGATGATCCGTCGCGAGATCATCGGCGCCTGA
- a CDS encoding adenylate/guanylate cyclase domain-containing protein, with product MSETSRKLTTIFCADVQDYTRLMGKDEEGTLSTLRRYRDAMKRLIEAHGGRVINTWGDGVFAEFPSVVEAVRAAIDTQNELAGYNAVSDPDKQMLFRIGLNLGDVIADGDDLYGDGVNIAARLQSRAVPGGIVISNTVYDQVRNKVAVGFDFLGQLDVKNIEGGVPSYAVRIGGVQVVDTTSDYRSAPPPSRAPEAPEPAAAREAAMPLDWRRSYGGVLIVCVGLAALNGLTWHGDLWAKWPILAILWAAAFRYVRSNRQIDMAIASLVITGIGIVMINLFTWHGTPWAMWPLFGLAIAAALRWVSRPRSDA from the coding sequence ATGTCCGAGACGAGCCGCAAGCTGACCACCATCTTCTGCGCCGATGTGCAGGACTACACGCGCCTTATGGGCAAGGACGAGGAGGGGACGCTTTCGACCCTTCGTCGTTACCGCGATGCGATGAAACGGCTGATCGAAGCGCACGGCGGCCGTGTCATCAATACCTGGGGCGATGGCGTCTTTGCCGAGTTTCCCAGCGTCGTCGAGGCGGTGCGCGCAGCGATTGACACGCAGAATGAGCTTGCCGGCTACAATGCCGTAAGCGATCCCGACAAGCAGATGCTGTTCCGTATCGGGCTCAATCTCGGCGACGTGATCGCCGATGGCGACGATCTCTATGGCGATGGCGTCAATATTGCGGCCCGGCTGCAGTCTCGGGCAGTTCCCGGCGGTATCGTCATTTCCAACACGGTCTACGATCAGGTCCGCAACAAGGTTGCGGTCGGCTTCGATTTCCTTGGCCAGCTCGATGTCAAGAACATCGAGGGCGGTGTGCCGAGCTATGCGGTGCGGATCGGCGGCGTGCAGGTTGTCGATACCACGTCAGACTATCGTTCGGCTCCACCTCCCTCGCGGGCGCCCGAGGCCCCCGAACCCGCTGCGGCTCGAGAAGCGGCGATGCCCCTGGATTGGCGGCGCAGTTACGGTGGGGTGCTTATCGTCTGCGTCGGTCTCGCCGCGCTCAACGGGCTGACCTGGCATGGCGATCTCTGGGCGAAATGGCCCATACTTGCCATTCTGTGGGCTGCTGCATTCCGTTATGTTCGCAGCAACAGGCAGATCGATATGGCTATTGCGAGCCTTGTCATCACAGGTATCGGCATCGTGATGATCAATCTGTTCACCTGGCATGGAACGCCATGGGCTATGTGGCCGCTATTCGGTCTTGCGATCGCTGCGGCGCTGCGCTGGGTCAGCCGCCCGCGCAGCGACGCATAA
- a CDS encoding inositol monophosphatase family protein, whose protein sequence is MTSLVDVTTLAHVLRRAAQTEILPRFRRLGSDDIRAKSEATDLVTEADERAEHMIKAEVARLWPEALFVGEESVAADPSLLTKLADADLAIIVDPVDGTFNFAAGIPAFGVMASVVSKGETVAGIIFDPMGDDWVLAERGSGAWLRRPDGETLRLKVSQSVPLEELVGMAATGFLPKEKRAEIMGNLAKVRYTTCYRCAAHEYRTLAGGYVHYLMYNKLMPWDHLAGSLISAEAGAYVRRFDGSAYLPHHLDGGLLIAADKDTWELLRREVFTL, encoded by the coding sequence ATGACATCGCTCGTTGACGTTACCACGCTTGCTCATGTGCTGCGCCGCGCGGCACAGACGGAGATCCTGCCGCGTTTTCGCAGGCTGGGCAGCGACGATATCCGCGCCAAGAGCGAGGCGACGGATCTGGTGACGGAAGCCGACGAGCGTGCCGAGCATATGATAAAGGCCGAGGTTGCGCGGCTCTGGCCGGAAGCTTTGTTCGTCGGCGAGGAATCGGTTGCGGCCGACCCGTCGCTATTGACCAAGCTCGCGGATGCCGATCTCGCCATCATCGTCGATCCGGTCGATGGCACCTTCAACTTTGCCGCTGGCATTCCGGCGTTCGGCGTCATGGCTTCGGTCGTCTCGAAGGGAGAAACCGTTGCCGGCATCATCTTCGATCCGATGGGCGACGATTGGGTGCTGGCGGAACGCGGCAGCGGTGCCTGGTTGCGGCGGCCGGATGGCGAGACGCTGCGTCTCAAAGTGTCCCAGTCGGTTCCGCTGGAAGAGTTGGTCGGCATGGCAGCGACGGGCTTCCTGCCCAAGGAAAAGCGCGCCGAAATCATGGGTAATCTCGCCAAGGTGCGCTACACGACCTGCTATCGCTGCGCTGCGCATGAATACCGCACGCTTGCGGGCGGCTATGTGCACTATCTCATGTACAACAAGCTGATGCCTTGGGATCATCTGGCGGGGTCGCTGATATCAGCCGAAGCCGGCGCCTATGTCCGCCGCTTTGACGGTTCAGCCTATCTGCCGCATCATCTCGATGGCGGGCTGCTGATCGCCGCGGACAAGGATACCTGGGAATTGCTGCGGCGCGAGGTCTTCACCCTTTGA